A window of Methanosphaera sp. WGK6 contains these coding sequences:
- a CDS encoding ATP-dependent helicase: MTKEYSDEEIHNLLHPYVSKWFKNTFDTFTDAQRQAIPHVNAGKNILILSPTGSGKTLTAFLAILSGLASLSERNMLEERVYCIYISPLKALDNDISKNLEKPLQGINEVAGHDLGIRQAVRTGDTSQYQRSKMLKHPPHILITTPETLSILLVAPKFREKLKYVRYVIVDEIHSLAENKRGTHLSLSLERLHELTGGFTRIGLSATVSPPEKIANYLVGYSWGNPRECEIVNINYLKKLDMKVLCPVENIIETEQETLTDELYKLLHNLIQQHKTTLIFTNTRSGAESVSYRLTQKYPGFYNSRNVMAHHSSLSKDVRLETENELKEGNLKVVVSSTSLELGIDIGYIDLVILISSPKSVSRALQRIGRSGHRLHEKSKGRMIVVNRDDLVECSLILKNACEGKIDKIDIPYNCLDVLAQHIYGIAIEQRQNIEHIFHVIRQAMPYHNLSWDDYEQVLRYLAGEYTCLEQRYVYAKIWVDWEANTFGKHGKLARVLYSTNIGTIADRSHAKVKCEGKIIGSIDGDFMERLHKGDTFVLGGRVYQFKYARGMTITVIPSGSTPSIPSWVSEQLPLSYDLAISIQNFRAIIDWKLSTDVSQEEIINYIKKYLYVDYNSASSIYFYFLEQYLYSEIPSKNKLLVEYYTGFGGRKFVVFHSLYGRRVNDALSRAIAYIISLKYHHDVMISVDDNGFYLSSDSKIGGVEAFEELNSDNLREILIKSIDKTETLASRFRDCANRSLMILRRYKGHEKSVGRQQVTSKILLNFVREIDDHFAILDEARREVIEDYMDIYHAEEILRKIENKEIVIKTINTDIPTPFAFNLVSRGYLDVLKYEDRSEFIKRMHEAIIEKINDKNKFRKN, encoded by the coding sequence ATGACTAAAGAATACTCTGATGAAGAAATACATAATTTATTACATCCATATGTTAGCAAATGGTTTAAAAATACATTTGACACATTTACTGATGCTCAACGTCAGGCAATACCTCATGTTAATGCTGGAAAAAATATTTTAATACTCTCACCTACAGGATCTGGTAAAACATTAACTGCATTTCTAGCTATTCTATCAGGATTAGCTAGTTTAAGTGAAAGAAATATGCTTGAAGAACGTGTGTATTGCATATATATTTCACCACTAAAAGCATTAGATAATGACATATCTAAGAATCTTGAAAAACCATTGCAGGGAATTAATGAAGTTGCAGGTCATGATTTAGGTATACGGCAAGCTGTTAGAACTGGAGATACAAGTCAATATCAACGTTCTAAAATGTTAAAACATCCACCTCACATTCTAATTACTACTCCTGAAACATTATCCATCTTACTAGTTGCTCCTAAATTTAGAGAAAAATTAAAATATGTACGATATGTTATTGTGGATGAAATTCATTCACTTGCAGAAAATAAGAGAGGAACCCATCTTAGCCTTAGTTTAGAACGTTTACATGAATTAACTGGTGGTTTTACACGAATTGGTCTTAGTGCAACAGTCAGTCCTCCTGAAAAAATTGCTAATTATCTAGTAGGCTATTCATGGGGAAATCCTCGTGAATGTGAAATAGTTAATATTAATTATCTTAAAAAATTAGATATGAAAGTTCTATGTCCTGTTGAAAATATTATTGAAACAGAACAGGAAACATTGACTGATGAATTATATAAATTACTCCATAACTTAATTCAACAACATAAAACAACACTCATATTTACTAATACTCGTAGTGGTGCTGAAAGCGTTTCATACAGGTTAACACAGAAGTATCCTGGATTTTATAATTCAAGAAATGTTATGGCTCATCATTCATCATTATCCAAGGATGTGCGTCTTGAGACTGAAAATGAGTTAAAAGAAGGTAATTTGAAAGTTGTTGTTAGTAGTACTTCTCTAGAATTAGGTATTGATATTGGATATATTGATTTAGTTATTCTGATTAGTTCTCCTAAATCCGTGTCTCGTGCTTTACAGAGAATTGGACGTAGTGGACATAGACTTCATGAAAAATCAAAGGGTCGTATGATTGTTGTTAATAGAGATGATCTTGTAGAGTGTAGTTTAATTCTTAAAAATGCTTGTGAGGGTAAAATTGATAAAATAGACATTCCTTACAATTGTCTGGATGTTTTAGCTCAACATATTTATGGTATCGCTATTGAACAAAGACAAAATATTGAACATATTTTTCATGTAATTAGACAAGCTATGCCTTATCATAATCTTTCATGGGATGATTATGAACAAGTATTACGTTATCTTGCAGGAGAATATACTTGTCTTGAACAAAGATATGTTTATGCTAAGATTTGGGTTGATTGGGAAGCTAATACTTTTGGAAAACATGGAAAGTTAGCAAGAGTTCTTTATTCAACTAATATTGGTACTATTGCTGATAGAAGTCATGCAAAAGTTAAATGTGAAGGAAAGATTATTGGAAGTATTGATGGAGATTTCATGGAACGTCTACATAAAGGAGATACATTTGTTCTTGGAGGTAGAGTTTATCAATTCAAGTATGCTAGAGGTATGACTATTACTGTTATCCCTAGTGGTAGCACTCCTAGTATTCCATCATGGGTTTCTGAACAGTTACCATTATCCTATGATTTAGCTATTTCTATTCAAAATTTTAGAGCTATTATTGACTGGAAGTTATCTACTGATGTGTCTCAAGAAGAGATTATTAATTATATAAAGAAATATTTGTATGTTGATTATAATTCAGCATCGTCTATTTATTTTTATTTCCTTGAGCAGTATCTTTATAGTGAAATTCCATCTAAAAATAAGTTACTTGTAGAGTATTACACTGGTTTTGGTGGTAGAAAATTTGTTGTTTTCCATTCATTATATGGTAGACGTGTAAACGATGCCCTTAGTAGAGCTATAGCATACATTATATCACTTAAATATCATCATGATGTTATGATTAGTGTGGATGATAATGGATTTTATCTTAGTAGTGATTCTAAAATTGGTGGTGTTGAAGCGTTTGAAGAGTTAAATAGTGATAATTTACGTGAAATTCTAATTAAATCAATTGATAAAACAGAAACTTTAGCTAGTCGTTTTAGAGATTGTGCTAATAGGTCATTAATGATTCTTCGAAGATATAAAGGTCATGAAAAAAGTGTTGGTCGTCAACAAGTAACTAGTAAGATTTTACTTAATTTTGTTAGAGAAATTGATGATCATTTCGCTATATTAGATGAAGCTCGTCGTGAAGTGATTGAGGATTATATGGATATTTATCATGCTGAAGAGATTTTAAGAAAAATTGAAAATAAGGAAATTGTTATTAAAACTATAAATACAGATATTCCTACTCCTTTTGCATTTAACCTTGTTTCTAGAGGTTATCTTGATGTTTTAAAGTATGAGGATAGATCGGAATTTATTAAACGTATGCATGAAGCAATTATAGAGAAAATAAATGATAAAAATAAGTTTAGGAAAAATTAA